One Natrinema halophilum genomic window carries:
- the flaJ gene encoding archaellar assembly protein FlaJ has product MSTDSQSAPDMSARTALESLNRAYANMEMSASRYLLLIIAPSFVFFIGTGVAAIVLGLSLMVALPVVLLGMLAVVVAVIYPKLAQDRKRNQVRQRFHLFLTHITVLSMTNINRVEIFRTLAEEDEYDALAEEMGHLVAMVDTWNQSLDDACRLRAKQTTSPLLNDFLERLAYTVGGGQQISEFLMDEQDTIIQQFVTRYEADLAKLDVMKELYMSMMLSVAFILVFAIVLPILIGISPTLLIAGTIVMFSIVQAGFVYAIHVVSPYDPIWYIEETEGVGPLTRIPRALAIGVGCSILLAAVMVLAAIGIIPAVAARVPLPLMAAIPVTPLLLPGWRMRQEEQKVKVRDGEFPSFIRALGAVESVKQTSTGSVLESLRRKDFGALTDNVDALYKRLNMRIDDVRSWRLFAAETGSYLIQKFGDMYVVGRQMGGDPQVLGQVISENQNEVLKVREKREQAAMTLIGVLYGITAAAVFSFFVGLEVVEIMMGITSNMNLQERGDVAGSLLSTEQYDILTIRYLLILTILINAALSAVMIRITDRGHIISSLVHFVFMTWLGAVIAVVTEFVVNAVISV; this is encoded by the coding sequence ATGTCGACCGATTCCCAATCCGCGCCGGATATGAGCGCTCGAACTGCACTCGAGTCGCTGAACAGGGCGTACGCGAACATGGAAATGTCCGCGTCGCGGTACCTCCTGTTGATTATCGCGCCCTCTTTCGTGTTCTTCATCGGAACGGGCGTAGCAGCCATCGTTCTTGGCCTCTCTCTGATGGTCGCACTGCCGGTCGTCCTTCTGGGGATGTTGGCGGTGGTCGTCGCGGTCATCTATCCGAAGCTGGCGCAGGATCGAAAGCGCAATCAGGTTCGCCAGCGGTTTCACCTGTTCTTGACCCACATCACCGTCCTCTCGATGACGAACATCAACCGCGTCGAGATTTTTCGAACGCTGGCAGAGGAAGACGAGTACGACGCGCTGGCCGAAGAGATGGGGCACCTCGTCGCGATGGTCGACACCTGGAATCAGAGTCTCGACGACGCGTGCCGACTGCGCGCCAAGCAGACGACGAGTCCCCTTCTGAATGACTTTCTGGAGCGGCTCGCATATACGGTGGGCGGCGGTCAGCAAATCAGCGAGTTTCTGATGGACGAACAGGATACGATAATCCAGCAGTTCGTCACCCGGTACGAAGCGGACCTAGCGAAACTCGACGTGATGAAAGAGTTGTACATGTCGATGATGCTATCGGTTGCGTTTATCCTCGTGTTCGCAATCGTGCTTCCGATTCTGATCGGGATCAGTCCGACGCTGCTGATCGCCGGGACTATCGTCATGTTCTCGATCGTTCAAGCGGGTTTCGTCTACGCGATTCACGTCGTTTCGCCGTACGATCCCATCTGGTACATCGAGGAGACCGAAGGGGTCGGTCCGCTGACTCGGATTCCGCGGGCACTCGCGATCGGCGTCGGGTGTAGCATCCTCCTCGCGGCCGTCATGGTGCTCGCCGCGATCGGTATCATTCCGGCGGTAGCGGCTCGCGTTCCGTTACCGCTGATGGCCGCGATACCGGTGACTCCGCTGCTCCTTCCCGGCTGGCGGATGCGCCAGGAAGAACAGAAAGTGAAGGTCCGCGACGGGGAATTTCCCAGTTTCATTCGCGCACTCGGCGCCGTCGAAAGCGTCAAACAGACATCGACCGGGAGCGTCCTCGAGAGCCTGCGTCGAAAGGACTTCGGGGCGTTGACGGATAACGTCGACGCACTCTACAAGCGACTCAATATGCGAATCGACGATGTCCGTTCCTGGCGGCTGTTCGCCGCCGAAACGGGTTCCTATCTCATCCAGAAATTCGGCGACATGTACGTCGTCGGCCGCCAGATGGGGGGTGACCCGCAGGTCCTCGGCCAGGTGATCAGCGAAAACCAGAACGAAGTACTCAAAGTTCGTGAAAAACGTGAACAGGCCGCGATGACCCTGATCGGCGTTCTCTACGGCATCACCGCCGCGGCCGTCTTCTCGTTTTTCGTCGGCCTCGAGGTCGTCGAAATAATGATGGGCATTACGAGCAATATGAACCTTCAGGAACGAGGTGACGTCGCCGGAAGTCTGCTCAGCACCGAGCAGTACGACATTCTAACCATCAGGTACTTGCTGATTCTGACAATTCTCATCAACGCAGCCCTCTCTGCGGTGATGATCCGAATCACCGACCGAGGCCACATCATCAGCAGTCTGGTGCATTTCGTCTTCATGACCTGGCTCGGTGCCGTGATTGCGGTCGTCACGGAGTTCGTCGTCAACGCTGTCATCAGCGTCTGA
- a CDS encoding FlaD/FlaE family flagellar protein, protein MLDSQPYLESLEQSTGRTDATIQWARFLGETFGTTGALNCLRYYEDIGWISPLVREQMTSYLRGLSLGEIHNKRYDEPTTLEYPLESLSGTLFSAHAQSLAYISKIRDDDLEEHVMIARMAERRVERRIDDDDDDADEPSEMVSLIRDGPSIH, encoded by the coding sequence ATGTTAGATTCACAACCCTATCTCGAGTCGCTCGAACAATCGACCGGGCGAACCGACGCCACGATACAGTGGGCACGCTTTCTCGGCGAAACATTCGGGACGACGGGCGCGCTAAACTGCCTTCGCTACTACGAGGACATCGGCTGGATTAGCCCGCTCGTTCGCGAACAGATGACGTCGTACTTGCGCGGCCTCTCACTCGGCGAAATCCACAACAAGCGCTACGACGAACCGACGACCCTCGAGTACCCTCTCGAATCGCTAAGCGGGACCCTCTTTAGCGCACACGCCCAGAGCCTCGCGTACATTTCGAAGATTCGAGATGATGACCTCGAGGAACACGTGATGATCGCTCGGATGGCAGAACGACGCGTCGAACGCCGGATTGATGATGACGACGACGATGCTGACGAACCGAGCGAAATGGTGAGTCTCATTCGCGACGGGCCGTCCATTCATTGA
- a CDS encoding PadR family transcriptional regulator, whose protein sequence is MREDTPNTESVLDELSRAATAGNQSESYDISLGSTDDSTKDVERELDELMEQVNSALPTDEVQFDEAIIKENLDEILLMLIALHEETHGKELLSDLTHLFGAQLSPGTVYPSLHTLEENGVLSMHAKVRTKEYSIADEEYVRASVERTMVQHLAFGLLLYAFLPRL, encoded by the coding sequence ATGCGTGAGGACACACCCAATACTGAATCCGTGCTCGACGAACTGTCGAGGGCGGCGACTGCAGGAAACCAGTCGGAATCGTACGACATCTCGCTCGGATCGACCGACGATTCGACCAAGGACGTCGAGCGCGAACTCGACGAACTGATGGAGCAAGTAAACAGCGCGCTCCCGACCGACGAGGTCCAGTTCGACGAAGCCATCATCAAGGAGAACTTAGACGAAATTCTCCTGATGCTCATCGCGCTTCATGAAGAAACCCACGGGAAGGAACTCCTATCGGACCTGACACACCTCTTCGGGGCGCAACTCAGTCCGGGTACCGTCTACCCGAGTCTGCACACCCTCGAGGAAAACGGCGTCCTTTCGATGCACGCCAAGGTCCGAACCAAGGAGTACTCCATCGCCGACGAGGAGTACGTCCGGGCGTCCGTCGAGCGAACGATGGTACAACACCTGGCCTTCGGCTTGTTGCTGTACGCGTTTCTTCCGCGACTGTAA
- a CDS encoding DUF7112 family protein, whose protein sequence is MADRIASDHPSVQTIRSTCTETATGVKLEVPADERDSFPVDEVVRVVLDGDELFARIERALTGDELSIPGVYEMPDGARNPSDATDRLTSWIDDHDVPANGSVLIDIVEPEFLYGCRAPGETAYYDAREPPNDSLSEIAKDLEE, encoded by the coding sequence ATGGCAGACAGAATTGCGAGCGATCATCCGTCGGTTCAGACGATTCGCTCGACGTGTACGGAGACGGCAACTGGCGTCAAACTCGAGGTGCCCGCAGACGAACGGGATTCGTTTCCGGTCGACGAGGTCGTCCGGGTTGTCCTCGACGGTGACGAACTATTCGCACGAATCGAGCGGGCGCTGACGGGCGACGAACTGTCGATTCCGGGCGTCTACGAGATGCCGGACGGAGCCCGTAATCCGAGCGACGCGACCGATCGGCTCACCTCGTGGATCGACGATCACGATGTCCCTGCGAACGGCTCTGTGCTGATCGATATCGTCGAGCCAGAGTTTCTATACGGCTGTCGTGCGCCCGGCGAAACGGCCTACTACGACGCGAGGGAACCGCCAAACGACAGTTTGAGCGAGATCGCGAAGGACCTAGAGGAGTAA
- a CDS encoding 30S ribosomal protein S6e, whose amino-acid sequence MASFTVVVGDPESGSSYQLEAEDQDANRFIGKSIGEEVDGGAVGLDGYTLEITGGSDDAGRPLNGEVAGSSLKEVLMKERQTGYKPERDGERRRITVRGREVSDAVAQVNASITDRGSTEVDELLSESDGDDE is encoded by the coding sequence ATGGCAAGTTTCACTGTCGTTGTTGGCGACCCCGAATCCGGGTCGTCTTACCAGCTCGAGGCGGAAGATCAGGACGCAAACCGGTTCATCGGGAAATCGATCGGCGAGGAAGTCGACGGCGGTGCGGTCGGCCTCGACGGCTACACGCTCGAGATCACCGGCGGTTCCGACGATGCCGGGCGCCCGCTCAACGGCGAGGTCGCCGGTTCGAGCCTGAAAGAGGTGCTTATGAAAGAGCGCCAGACCGGTTACAAGCCCGAGCGCGACGGTGAACGCCGCCGAATTACGGTGCGCGGACGCGAGGTCTCCGACGCAGTCGCACAGGTCAACGCGTCGATCACCGATCGTGGCAGCACCGAAGTCGACGAACTGCTCAGCGAAAGCGACGGCGACGACGAGTAA
- a CDS encoding MBL fold metallo-hydrolase — protein sequence MDIQFLGGAREIGRSAILVDDSLLLDFGMLTDNPPQFPIETPNPDAVVVSHGHLDHVGTIPSLLSGESRPPIHWTPPTYELTLTLAQDTLKLHGGSYNCPFTETDLKRVTQVSKTHGYQEPFEAAGYDVTFYNAGHIPGSAHVLVDDGETRLLYTGDFHTDDQRLVSGSTARPETDVVICESTYSDVEHEDRSVVEERFAESVETTLWEGGTVVVPAFAIGRTQEMMLICDAYGIPCYVDGMGKRVTEMLQQHPEFVRDADAFRRAKSHARFVTGRNGQRKRITEQKAAIITTSGMLSGGPAMTYIPEIRANPMNKITMTGYQVDGTPGHDLLETGSAELEGRVLPVSAQVEQYDFSAHADRSGLFEFLDSYENTPILVNHGDRCEPFATVLQEAGFEATAPTIGSVQSI from the coding sequence ATGGATATTCAGTTTCTCGGCGGAGCACGCGAGATTGGCCGAAGCGCCATTCTCGTGGACGATTCTCTTCTACTCGATTTCGGGATGTTGACGGACAATCCACCTCAGTTTCCGATCGAAACACCGAACCCCGATGCAGTGGTCGTTTCACACGGGCATCTCGATCACGTCGGTACAATACCGTCTCTCCTTTCTGGCGAATCTCGTCCTCCGATTCACTGGACTCCCCCAACCTACGAGTTGACTCTTACTCTCGCACAGGATACACTCAAACTGCACGGAGGCTCGTACAACTGTCCGTTCACTGAAACCGATCTCAAGCGCGTCACACAGGTATCGAAAACCCACGGGTATCAGGAACCCTTCGAGGCGGCTGGCTATGACGTGACGTTCTACAATGCCGGACATATCCCGGGAAGCGCTCACGTGCTCGTTGACGATGGGGAGACACGGCTGCTCTATACGGGAGACTTCCACACTGACGACCAACGGTTGGTTTCAGGGTCGACCGCACGACCCGAGACTGACGTCGTCATTTGCGAGAGCACCTACTCCGATGTTGAGCATGAGGACCGATCCGTAGTTGAGGAGCGATTCGCTGAGAGCGTCGAGACGACACTTTGGGAGGGCGGCACGGTCGTCGTCCCCGCATTCGCGATCGGGCGAACGCAAGAGATGATGCTCATCTGTGACGCCTACGGCATCCCCTGTTACGTCGACGGGATGGGGAAGCGGGTGACCGAGATGCTTCAGCAGCATCCCGAGTTCGTCCGCGACGCAGATGCGTTTCGACGAGCAAAATCCCACGCGCGGTTCGTCACCGGACGTAACGGTCAGCGAAAGCGGATAACTGAACAGAAGGCAGCGATCATCACAACCAGCGGAATGCTGTCTGGTGGCCCTGCGATGACCTATATCCCCGAAATTCGAGCGAATCCGATGAACAAGATCACAATGACTGGCTATCAGGTCGACGGGACACCCGGTCACGATTTACTCGAGACAGGTAGTGCTGAACTTGAAGGCCGCGTACTGCCCGTCAGCGCGCAGGTAGAGCAGTACGACTTTTCAGCACACGCTGACCGTAGTGGTCTGTTTGAGTTTCTCGATTCGTACGAAAACACTCCTATTTTGGTAAACCACGGCGACCGATGCGAACCGTTCGCTACTGTACTTCAAGAAGCCGGCTTTGAGGCTACCGCACCCACGATCGGCTCTGTACAGTCCATTTGA
- a CDS encoding DUF6517 family protein, which translates to MPRERHRVGADGERTLSRRTVLAAAATSAAALAGCTDELTEHEFEATPVGLPEDGRQEIVLGESGRDASTITLEVEQIDGEVIITSHTVAYTREQAYAHPDDFPALTDAVQPWMLGQFLGGVNGTEGPGSAVVVSGRDLGIDELTLPMFEEEPTIPGRGWSLVVPAGARTDGEVSLEETVALVPGTAFPGSEWVPGNEWFPGSEWVPGNEWFPGSEWVPGNEWFPGSEWVPGNEWVPDDPESLQVMLTTRDPETGALFDFIGSNYDDRPGRPLDEGEVFETGDSVLAVSGAEVLSDTEGTVFNPKNGTNGAYYPLPAGELFNQVVAPTGGATYGIGVLSTPAAEVAGQSLNPIDGMDIETLLTSDEARGLLGEAGITDADEVEWLQGPEAVAVGGQSPFTLLGEDADQGTFAGVVRGSNGPWGVVANLARVVADDLVVAVGVQRRPLSAEVPASDWLEADGGTEVPTTNWLAGGRELSAASFESLQSDA; encoded by the coding sequence ATGCCGAGAGAAAGACACCGCGTCGGTGCAGACGGGGAACGGACGCTTTCTAGACGAACCGTCCTCGCAGCAGCCGCGACGTCCGCCGCGGCGCTCGCCGGCTGTACCGATGAACTGACCGAACACGAGTTCGAGGCGACGCCCGTGGGGCTGCCAGAAGACGGCCGCCAGGAAATCGTCCTCGGTGAGAGCGGCCGGGATGCCTCGACGATCACCCTCGAGGTCGAGCAGATCGACGGCGAGGTCATCATTACCAGCCACACGGTGGCGTACACGCGAGAGCAGGCGTACGCCCACCCGGACGACTTTCCAGCCCTCACTGATGCGGTCCAGCCCTGGATGCTCGGCCAGTTCCTCGGCGGCGTCAACGGCACCGAGGGGCCCGGGTCGGCGGTGGTCGTCAGCGGGCGTGATCTCGGTATCGACGAACTCACGCTGCCGATGTTCGAAGAGGAACCGACGATACCGGGCCGCGGCTGGAGTCTCGTGGTCCCGGCCGGTGCTCGAACCGACGGTGAGGTATCCCTCGAGGAGACGGTGGCTCTCGTGCCCGGTACTGCCTTCCCGGGGTCGGAGTGGGTGCCCGGCAACGAGTGGTTTCCGGGGTCGGAGTGGGTGCCCGGCAACGAGTGGTTTCCGGGGTCGGAGTGGGTGCCCGGCAACGAGTGGTTTCCGGGGTCGGAGTGGGTGCCCGGCAATGAGTGGGTGCCGGACGACCCCGAGTCTCTGCAAGTCATGCTGACAACTCGTGACCCGGAGACCGGGGCGCTGTTCGACTTTATCGGCTCGAATTACGATGACCGTCCCGGGCGTCCCCTCGACGAAGGCGAGGTGTTCGAAACGGGTGACAGCGTGCTCGCTGTGTCGGGAGCGGAAGTGCTTTCCGACACCGAGGGCACCGTCTTCAACCCAAAGAACGGGACCAATGGTGCGTACTATCCACTGCCCGCTGGGGAGTTGTTCAACCAAGTCGTGGCCCCGACCGGAGGCGCGACCTATGGGATCGGTGTCCTCTCGACGCCCGCGGCGGAGGTGGCGGGGCAGTCGCTCAACCCGATCGACGGGATGGATATTGAGACGCTGCTCACCAGCGACGAAGCCCGCGGACTGCTGGGGGAGGCGGGCATCACCGACGCCGACGAGGTCGAGTGGCTCCAGGGGCCGGAGGCGGTGGCGGTCGGCGGTCAATCGCCGTTCACGCTGCTCGGCGAGGATGCCGACCAGGGAACCTTCGCTGGCGTCGTCAGGGGCTCGAACGGCCCCTGGGGTGTCGTCGCCAACCTGGCACGTGTCGTGGCCGACGACCTGGTCGTCGCCGTCGGGGTCCAACGGCGACCGCTGTCCGCCGAGGTTCCGGCTTCGGACTGGCTCGAGGCCGATGGTGGGACCGAGGTTCCGACGACGAACTGGCTCGCTGGCGGCCGTGAATTGAGCGCGGCGAGTTTCGAATCGCTCCAGTCGGACGCGTAG
- a CDS encoding PAS domain S-box protein — MDEVAGSSVGEEDLIAASVDGVGILDRGTFVKANDALATAFGYDDADDVVGTAWTELYPQAERERIEREVFPAVREEKDWRGEVAGVRTDGSRVPHLLSIRAGGTGQSTDRLVWVVRDRSDWDDRTATIGTTEPPAFDESERQFESLVERAPVPLAVFTDERGLVYANRTAIAFLGGEDRADVLGHDPEQFVHPADREQARQRIRRVLEDRTPTEPTTYRLVGLDDGDRVAEIAASPITYEGEQGACVVLNDITPYKRAQANIRRERRFLETVIDAVDDIVYVLDEDGQSYLWNETLVETTGYSNQEIESMHPMHFIPEEHQEHVPGLMEAIEAIEDKRVKLPIRTRDGETINHEFRGTTFEDPETGEVFRCGIARDVTEWLERERRLERQRDELATLDRVNRILLETTRDLIQTADVDVIERTVCTQLANSDLYQFAWVGELAIDGDQIVPRTSAGDDRGLLDAITTETNGDVVEGNPGHRAIETGNVQVADRDNSECTAWKAIASECGFESSAAIPLHHNGTVYGVLLIHTERENAFNDREQDGFDVLGRTIGYIINAVKNRKLLFTDAVRELEFQTADADSVFANIAATLDCELELDGYVASGQRWVLYFEIHGTSVDDVVAIATEDPRVKRARDISVAGGEDRIELTVTNSSVVHTVTGVGGSLSAATVSPDGIRFVVEVPVDADVREIVDHIQAEHADIDFVAQRDLDHDVSTVSRPDGVLGELTDRQREVLEAAYRSGYFAWPRTSTAEEIAESLDLASATLHGHLRKAEAVIISTLFDAT; from the coding sequence ATGGACGAAGTGGCAGGTTCGTCGGTGGGCGAAGAGGACCTGATCGCTGCGTCGGTCGACGGGGTCGGAATTCTGGATCGGGGGACGTTCGTCAAAGCCAACGACGCGCTAGCTACAGCCTTCGGCTACGACGACGCCGACGACGTCGTCGGAACCGCTTGGACCGAGCTGTATCCGCAGGCGGAACGCGAGCGCATCGAACGTGAGGTGTTTCCGGCGGTTCGCGAGGAGAAAGACTGGCGTGGCGAAGTGGCCGGAGTGCGGACGGACGGCTCCAGGGTTCCGCACCTGCTGTCGATACGCGCGGGCGGAACCGGTCAGAGTACCGATCGACTCGTATGGGTCGTCCGTGATCGAAGCGACTGGGACGACCGCACCGCAACCATCGGCACAACAGAGCCCCCGGCGTTCGACGAAAGCGAACGCCAGTTCGAATCGCTGGTCGAACGGGCACCCGTGCCGCTTGCCGTCTTCACCGACGAACGAGGACTCGTCTACGCCAATCGGACAGCCATCGCCTTTCTCGGGGGAGAGGATCGTGCCGACGTCCTGGGCCACGATCCGGAACAGTTCGTTCATCCGGCGGATCGCGAGCAGGCCCGCCAGCGGATTCGGCGTGTCCTCGAGGATCGAACGCCCACCGAACCCACGACGTACCGACTGGTGGGACTTGACGACGGCGACCGAGTCGCGGAAATCGCAGCCTCCCCCATAACATACGAAGGCGAACAGGGGGCGTGCGTCGTATTGAACGATATTACACCGTACAAGCGTGCTCAGGCCAATATCAGGCGGGAACGGCGCTTTCTCGAAACCGTCATCGATGCTGTCGACGACATCGTTTACGTGCTCGATGAGGACGGACAGTCGTACCTCTGGAACGAGACGTTGGTGGAGACCACCGGATACAGTAACCAGGAGATCGAGTCGATGCATCCGATGCACTTCATCCCCGAAGAGCACCAGGAACACGTGCCCGGTCTGATGGAGGCGATAGAGGCCATCGAAGACAAAAGAGTGAAGCTTCCCATCCGCACCCGGGACGGCGAGACCATCAACCACGAGTTCAGGGGAACAACATTTGAGGACCCGGAGACCGGGGAGGTGTTCCGCTGTGGGATCGCTCGTGACGTGACCGAGTGGCTCGAACGCGAACGACGACTGGAGCGCCAACGTGACGAACTGGCGACGCTGGATCGCGTCAATCGTATCCTTCTCGAAACGACTCGCGACTTGATCCAGACGGCCGATGTCGATGTCATCGAACGGACAGTCTGTACACAGCTAGCAAATTCTGACCTCTACCAGTTCGCGTGGGTGGGCGAGCTGGCTATCGACGGAGATCAAATCGTCCCACGTACGTCCGCCGGAGATGACCGCGGGCTTCTTGATGCAATCACGACCGAAACGAATGGAGACGTGGTCGAAGGAAATCCCGGGCACCGGGCGATAGAAACCGGGAACGTGCAGGTCGCCGACCGGGACAATTCCGAATGTACCGCCTGGAAAGCCATCGCCAGCGAATGCGGATTCGAGTCTTCCGCGGCGATCCCGCTTCACCACAATGGCACAGTCTATGGGGTCCTACTAATCCACACAGAGCGAGAAAACGCCTTCAACGACCGTGAACAGGACGGATTCGACGTGCTCGGTCGCACCATTGGGTACATAATCAATGCCGTCAAGAACCGCAAATTGTTGTTTACGGACGCCGTCCGTGAACTCGAATTCCAGACAGCGGACGCCGATTCCGTGTTTGCCAACATCGCTGCTACTCTCGATTGTGAACTCGAACTGGATGGATACGTCGCTTCGGGTCAACGGTGGGTGCTCTACTTCGAAATCCATGGCACATCGGTGGACGACGTTGTTGCGATCGCCACCGAGGACCCGAGAGTGAAGCGAGCCAGAGACATTAGCGTGGCCGGAGGCGAAGATCGCATCGAACTGACAGTCACCAACTCGTCAGTGGTTCACACCGTCACTGGTGTGGGCGGCTCCCTCAGCGCCGCCACCGTTAGTCCGGACGGTATTCGATTCGTCGTCGAGGTTCCTGTTGACGCCGACGTTCGCGAGATCGTCGATCACATACAGGCCGAACACGCGGACATCGACTTCGTCGCTCAACGCGACCTGGACCACGATGTCTCTACCGTTAGTCGGCCCGACGGGGTGCTCGGCGAGTTGACTGACCGTCAACGAGAGGTACTGGAGGCGGCCTATCGTTCGGGGTACTTCGCCTGGCCGCGAACGAGTACGGCCGAAGAGATCGCGGAATCGTTGGATCTCGCGTCGGCGACGCTTCACGGACACCTCCGAAAGGCCGAGGCAGTCATCATCTCGACGCTGTTTGACGCGACCTGA
- a CDS encoding LLM class oxidoreductase gives MERPAAPGPDDSDYRERESDHENRGYRRLFADDGLTFGTGFPLTGTSQQRPEIDDELRLAKHAESLGFDGLWARDVPTYWPKFRDAGQTFDTWPWLSHVAAHTEDIALGTASIVLTLRHPLHVAKSAATVDQLSDGRLVLGVASGDRDPEYPAFGVDRDERGELFRESVDTLRTVWREEYPEHEGRWGSLDGDLDVVPKPTAGTIPLLPTGHARQSREWIADHGDGWLFYQLPERTLESYIADWREAAGEKPFAIAVQVELAADPSAEPEHLHLGFRAGTEWFREYFGRLEELGLDHVIVGFRNDDCEAALSTFADEIIGEL, from the coding sequence ATGGAACGACCGGCAGCACCCGGACCCGATGACTCGGATTATCGCGAGCGGGAATCCGACCACGAAAATCGAGGCTATCGGCGACTGTTTGCGGACGACGGTCTCACCTTCGGGACTGGCTTTCCATTGACCGGCACCAGTCAGCAACGCCCAGAAATCGATGACGAACTTCGACTGGCAAAACACGCCGAGTCACTCGGCTTCGACGGCCTCTGGGCGCGGGATGTTCCGACATACTGGCCGAAGTTCCGCGACGCAGGGCAGACGTTCGACACCTGGCCGTGGCTCTCACACGTCGCGGCCCACACCGAAGATATCGCCCTCGGCACAGCGAGCATCGTCCTCACCCTTCGGCACCCGCTGCACGTCGCCAAATCCGCGGCGACGGTCGATCAGCTCTCGGACGGCCGGCTAGTTCTCGGCGTCGCTTCCGGTGACCGCGATCCGGAGTATCCCGCGTTCGGCGTCGACCGCGACGAACGCGGAGAGCTCTTTCGGGAGAGCGTCGACACCCTCCGGACGGTCTGGCGCGAGGAGTATCCCGAACACGAGGGACGATGGGGCTCGTTGGACGGCGACCTCGACGTGGTTCCGAAGCCGACTGCGGGGACGATCCCCCTCTTGCCGACCGGTCACGCGCGCCAATCTCGGGAGTGGATCGCCGACCACGGTGACGGCTGGCTGTTCTATCAGCTGCCGGAACGGACCCTCGAGAGCTATATCGCGGACTGGCGCGAGGCTGCGGGTGAGAAACCGTTCGCCATCGCTGTCCAGGTCGAACTGGCCGCCGATCCGTCGGCCGAGCCCGAACATCTCCATCTCGGATTCCGGGCCGGTACCGAGTGGTTCCGGGAGTACTTCGGCCGACTCGAGGAACTGGGACTCGATCACGTGATCGTCGGATTCCGAAACGACGACTGCGAAGCGGCGCTCTCAACGTTCGCCGACGAGATAATCGGCGAACTGTAG